In the Bordetella genomosp. 10 genome, one interval contains:
- a CDS encoding thiamine pyrophosphate-dependent enzyme: MQNHDETMRSGSRLLVDALLVNGVKRAFCVPGESFLAVIDSLSDVSEKLHLVVCRHEANAANMATAHGKLTGQPGICFVTRGPGASHGAIGVHTAAQDSAPMIMFIGQVERSARERGAFQEVDYVQMFGKVAKWVAEIDDAARIPELVSRAFHVAVNGRPGPVVLALPEDMLVDQAPAQPLIPYRLAESAPSAQALESLREMLGRARKPLLVLGGGGWTPQAFGDVQAFAERHAVPVANGFRCQDTFDNRHPNYVGELGLGTSPALTRYVADSDLIIALGERLGEATTKGYELLPVPRLRQPFIQVHPEPQELGRVYQGDLLIAATMPACAQALRALPAPDPDEIRLQRLVAGREAYEAHARPPVLPDARLNIAAIVRGLSDRLPKDAIVTNGAGNYAGYVSRYHQFSSVRTQLAPVSGSMAFGLPAAIAAQMEHPDRTVVCYAGDCCLLMSSPDLMTVVQYRLPILILVINNSSYGSIRLHQERRYPGRVYATDVENPDFAALARAYGLQAASVETTQDFETEFARLSKDRLPTLIEIRTDTAAMIANNPRR, from the coding sequence ATGCAAAACCACGACGAAACAATGCGTTCAGGCAGTCGGCTATTGGTGGATGCACTTTTGGTCAATGGCGTGAAACGGGCGTTTTGCGTTCCGGGCGAGAGTTTTCTCGCCGTGATCGATAGCCTGTCCGATGTATCCGAAAAACTGCACCTGGTGGTTTGCCGGCACGAGGCCAATGCCGCCAACATGGCAACCGCGCATGGCAAACTCACCGGCCAGCCCGGGATCTGCTTCGTGACCCGTGGCCCGGGCGCTTCGCACGGTGCGATCGGGGTTCATACCGCAGCGCAGGATTCCGCGCCGATGATCATGTTCATTGGCCAGGTCGAGCGTAGCGCCAGGGAACGCGGCGCCTTCCAGGAGGTCGATTACGTCCAGATGTTCGGCAAGGTTGCCAAATGGGTGGCCGAAATCGACGATGCCGCGCGCATTCCCGAACTCGTCAGCCGGGCATTCCACGTCGCGGTCAACGGGAGGCCCGGCCCGGTGGTGCTCGCGTTGCCGGAAGATATGCTGGTCGACCAGGCGCCCGCGCAGCCGCTGATTCCGTATCGGCTGGCCGAATCCGCCCCGTCTGCCCAGGCTTTGGAATCCCTGCGGGAAATGCTCGGTCGCGCCCGCAAGCCGCTCCTTGTGTTGGGCGGGGGAGGGTGGACGCCGCAAGCGTTCGGCGATGTCCAGGCCTTCGCCGAGCGCCATGCCGTCCCCGTGGCGAACGGCTTTCGTTGCCAGGACACTTTCGACAACCGTCACCCCAACTATGTGGGTGAACTAGGGCTGGGAACCAGTCCCGCCTTGACCCGTTACGTTGCCGATAGCGACCTCATCATCGCCTTGGGCGAGCGCCTGGGCGAAGCCACGACCAAAGGCTATGAGCTGCTTCCCGTTCCGAGACTGCGGCAGCCGTTCATCCAGGTTCACCCCGAGCCGCAGGAGCTGGGCCGCGTCTACCAGGGCGATCTACTGATTGCGGCGACGATGCCGGCTTGCGCCCAGGCGCTGCGCGCATTGCCGGCGCCGGATCCGGATGAAATTCGCCTGCAGCGCCTCGTCGCGGGGCGCGAAGCTTACGAAGCCCATGCGCGGCCGCCGGTCCTGCCCGATGCAAGGCTGAATATTGCCGCCATTGTGCGCGGCTTGAGCGACCGGCTGCCGAAAGATGCCATCGTCACCAACGGCGCCGGCAACTATGCCGGATACGTTTCGCGATATCATCAATTCTCTTCTGTGCGGACCCAGTTGGCCCCCGTCAGCGGGTCCATGGCTTTTGGCCTGCCCGCCGCCATCGCCGCCCAGATGGAGCATCCGGATCGTACCGTGGTCTGCTATGCGGGTGATTGCTGCCTGCTGATGAGTTCGCCCGATTTGATGACGGTTGTGCAATATCGCCTGCCGATTCTCATTCTGGTCATCAATAATTCAAGCTACGGATCGATCCGGCTACACCAGGAGCGCCGCTATCCAGGCAGGGTGTACGCCACGGACGTTGAGAATCCCGATTTTGCGGCCTTGGCCAGGGCCTACGGCCTGCAAGCGGCATCGGTTGAGACGACCCAGGACTTCGAGACAGAGTTCGCCCGATTGTCAAAAGACCGGTTGCCGACCTTGATCGAGATCCGTACCGACACCGCCGCCATGATTGCCAATAACCCACGCCGGTAA
- a CDS encoding Bug family tripartite tricarboxylate transporter substrate binding protein gives MAYLRLLFLLSSMAISQLVAAQAYPDKPVTLVIAFPPGASNDTVGRYLAQGLGSLWKQSVIVENRVGAGSAIGTAYVAKAKPDGYTLLLTSSAYTTLPAIMPQLSYSPEKDMTPVAMIGLSPLVLAVGPRVKAGNLREFIAEARARPVFFGTAGLGSATHFGGELINSAAGIDMKAVHYKGGGQVMVDMLGGRIDAFIATYSAVEPQLGDAKIRILAVMDKDRIDALPQVPTAAEQGLTGAESALWWGVFAPRGTPQPVIDKVNADIKAVMSKPEASRFLARQGGFARFLPPAVFADLVSREIHDWKALAQARGIKGQ, from the coding sequence ATGGCATACCTGCGCTTGCTATTCCTGCTGTCATCCATGGCGATTTCGCAACTCGTCGCCGCGCAGGCCTATCCGGATAAGCCAGTCACGCTGGTTATCGCCTTTCCTCCCGGCGCATCGAACGACACCGTAGGCAGGTATCTGGCGCAAGGCCTGGGCAGTTTATGGAAACAATCCGTGATCGTGGAAAACCGCGTGGGCGCGGGCTCCGCGATTGGAACCGCCTACGTAGCCAAGGCCAAGCCCGATGGCTACACGCTGTTGCTGACATCTTCGGCCTACACAACCTTGCCGGCCATCATGCCCCAGCTTTCATACTCGCCGGAAAAGGACATGACGCCGGTCGCCATGATAGGCCTCAGCCCGCTGGTCCTCGCGGTGGGGCCCAGGGTCAAGGCCGGCAATCTCCGGGAGTTCATTGCCGAAGCCAGAGCGCGCCCTGTGTTCTTCGGCACGGCGGGGCTGGGCAGCGCCACGCATTTTGGGGGCGAGTTGATCAACTCGGCTGCCGGCATCGATATGAAAGCGGTGCATTACAAGGGCGGCGGCCAGGTCATGGTCGATATGCTGGGCGGCAGGATCGATGCCTTCATCGCCACGTACTCGGCGGTCGAGCCCCAACTGGGCGACGCCAAGATCCGCATTCTTGCGGTGATGGACAAGGACAGGATCGATGCATTGCCTCAGGTTCCCACGGCCGCGGAGCAAGGTTTGACGGGCGCCGAAAGCGCTTTGTGGTGGGGAGTTTTCGCGCCGCGCGGCACGCCGCAGCCTGTCATCGATAAAGTCAACGCCGATATCAAGGCTGTCATGTCCAAGCCGGAAGCAAGCCGTTTCCTGGCGAGGCAAGGCGGCTTCGCGCGTTTCCTTCCACCCGCCGTCTTCGCCGACCTGGTTTCCAGGGAAATACACGACTGGAAGGCGCTGGCGCAGGCCCGCGGCATAAAAGGCCAATAG
- a CDS encoding RraA family protein yields the protein MTWKENAVNEPRLTGKISSSNIGRLSLPEIPPELIEGFRALGADASSVISDALDEAGLMKAVGASVLRPIYGGAAMIGRALTLRNIVQENSPSAGANAKVSRLAEIEAHNLAEPGDVLVIEGVHGISNIGGISATIGKREGELGAIVDGGIRDVSECRSIGYPMWSRDVTPLTGKWRVQTLQINHPVQIAGVQVAPGDIVIADETGICFVPLEIAPRILARAREMLAAEAGRQKDIANGIAVADLANRAGSFTMPKQP from the coding sequence ATGACATGGAAGGAAAACGCCGTGAATGAACCGCGACTGACAGGAAAAATATCCAGCTCGAATATCGGCCGGTTAAGCCTGCCCGAGATTCCGCCCGAGCTGATCGAAGGATTTCGCGCGTTGGGCGCGGATGCGTCCAGCGTCATATCGGACGCCCTCGATGAAGCCGGCCTGATGAAAGCCGTCGGCGCCTCGGTGCTCCGGCCGATATATGGTGGCGCCGCGATGATCGGCCGCGCGCTGACCTTGCGTAATATCGTCCAGGAAAACAGTCCGTCGGCGGGGGCGAATGCCAAAGTCTCGCGCCTGGCCGAGATCGAAGCGCACAACCTGGCCGAACCCGGCGACGTATTGGTCATAGAAGGCGTACACGGCATTTCCAATATCGGCGGGATTTCAGCCACGATAGGAAAGCGCGAGGGAGAACTGGGGGCCATCGTCGACGGCGGAATACGCGACGTGAGCGAATGCCGCAGCATCGGCTATCCCATGTGGAGCCGCGACGTCACGCCCTTGACCGGCAAGTGGCGAGTCCAGACTCTCCAGATAAATCACCCGGTACAGATCGCCGGCGTGCAGGTCGCGCCGGGGGATATCGTGATCGCCGATGAAACGGGCATCTGCTTCGTACCATTGGAAATAGCGCCTCGCATCCTGGCGCGGGCACGCGAAATGTTGGCGGCGGAAGCGGGCCGGCAAAAGGACATCGCGAACGGGATTGCCGTAGCCGACCTGGCAAACCGCGCCGGATCGTTCACCATGCCCAAACAGCCCTGA
- a CDS encoding IclR family transcriptional regulator, with protein sequence MKSDSPSLQAIQRINAVLRVLASHNRTGLRLVDVISASQIDRSTVHRLLQSLVTEGLVAQDQRSKRYFLGMGIFEMAVAIPAQRLRDACLPHLRDLALSTGDTVFLSVRSSYFDGVCIHREEGSFPIARVLEAGRRRPLCMGSSNLAILSRLPLGEIQRICEENYPRIRKSYPGVTERGIKQRLAAAQRDGYVFADVMQREQIIKSMAFPILDRHALPVASIGLSALVERWTSRRIRQVQRQMEAAAASIAHDLDEIKQGSPGL encoded by the coding sequence ATGAAATCCGACTCCCCAAGCCTCCAGGCGATTCAGCGCATCAATGCCGTCCTCCGGGTGCTTGCGTCGCACAATCGTACGGGCCTGCGCCTGGTGGACGTCATATCGGCGTCGCAGATAGACCGCTCCACCGTTCACCGCCTGCTCCAGAGCCTGGTGACCGAAGGCCTCGTGGCCCAGGACCAGCGCTCGAAGCGGTATTTCCTGGGGATGGGAATATTCGAGATGGCGGTTGCCATTCCGGCGCAGCGCTTGCGCGACGCCTGTCTCCCGCATCTGCGCGACCTCGCCTTGTCCACGGGCGATACGGTATTCCTGAGCGTCAGGTCCTCGTATTTCGACGGCGTATGCATACATAGGGAAGAAGGCAGCTTCCCCATCGCCCGCGTCCTGGAAGCCGGGCGCCGGCGGCCGCTGTGCATGGGCTCCAGCAACCTTGCCATTCTCAGCCGTCTGCCGCTTGGCGAGATCCAGCGCATCTGCGAAGAAAACTACCCGCGCATCCGGAAATCCTACCCTGGCGTGACCGAGCGAGGCATCAAGCAGCGGCTTGCGGCGGCGCAGCGGGATGGCTACGTATTCGCCGACGTCATGCAGCGAGAGCAGATCATCAAGTCGATGGCGTTTCCCATCCTGGACAGGCATGCGCTGCCGGTCGCGTCGATCGGCCTGTCGGCGCTCGTCGAGCGCTGGACGTCGCGCCGGATCAGGCAAGTGCAAAGACAAATGGAAGCAGCCGCCGCATCCATTGCCCACGATCTGGACGAGATAAAGCAGGGTTCTCCCGGCCTCTAA
- a CDS encoding Bug family tripartite tricarboxylate transporter substrate binding protein yields the protein MKTTGYRRWWAPPLALLFGLLAVQPAAHAKGEFPSQPVRIVVPYPAGGTTDFAARLIAEQLTRRSGQSFIVENKPGATGSIGAMDVLNARHDGYTLLMNDTSFAIVPSLSKSLKWHPKTDFIPISTVAISPVVFVVAADSPFHTLQDFIAAAKAKPGALEYGAGGYGGSTHLAFEVFNDQAGIKVQDIPYKGAGESLVGLMGGSVKAMIAAAPSLLGQIKSGKIRALAVSGPKRLPVLPDVPTFAEAGLPSYDVEYWFGLVAPKNTPPQVVARLHELLTQSLADPRTQESLQNVGAFPGGISSKDFAALIASEIDRWSKVAKEAGIQPN from the coding sequence ATGAAGACTACCGGCTATCGCCGATGGTGGGCGCCGCCGCTGGCGCTGCTGTTCGGCTTGTTGGCGGTGCAACCCGCGGCCCATGCGAAAGGCGAATTTCCCTCGCAACCCGTTCGTATCGTCGTGCCCTACCCGGCCGGCGGCACGACCGATTTCGCCGCCAGGCTCATTGCCGAGCAGTTGACCAGGCGGTCAGGCCAGAGTTTCATCGTCGAGAACAAACCCGGCGCAACGGGTTCCATCGGCGCGATGGACGTGCTGAACGCCAGGCACGACGGCTATACGCTGCTGATGAACGACACCTCTTTCGCCATCGTTCCGTCCTTGTCCAAGAGCCTGAAGTGGCATCCCAAAACGGACTTCATTCCGATATCCACCGTGGCGATATCCCCGGTAGTCTTCGTCGTGGCGGCGGACTCCCCCTTCCACACGCTGCAGGACTTCATTGCCGCCGCGAAGGCAAAACCGGGCGCCCTCGAATATGGCGCGGGCGGATACGGAGGCTCCACGCATCTGGCGTTCGAGGTGTTCAACGACCAGGCCGGCATCAAGGTCCAGGACATCCCCTATAAAGGGGCCGGCGAATCGCTCGTGGGACTGATGGGGGGCAGCGTCAAGGCGATGATAGCCGCGGCGCCTTCGCTGCTCGGCCAGATCAAGAGCGGCAAGATCAGGGCGCTTGCGGTAAGCGGTCCAAAGCGGCTGCCGGTCCTCCCCGACGTGCCCACCTTCGCCGAAGCGGGCTTGCCTTCCTATGACGTGGAATATTGGTTCGGGCTGGTGGCCCCGAAGAATACGCCGCCCCAGGTTGTCGCCCGCCTGCACGAGCTGCTGACCCAATCGCTCGCGGATCCCCGCACGCAGGAAAGCCTGCAGAACGTAGGCGCCTTCCCCGGCGGCATCTCTTCCAAGGACTTCGCGGCCTTGATCGCCTCGGAAATCGACCGTTGGTCGAAAGTCGCGAAAGAAGCCGGCATACAGCCGAATTGA
- a CDS encoding thiamine pyrophosphate-binding protein: MTTARLAGHLLIESLIDHGTEICFGVPGESYLAALDGLYQHRDRIRFIACRQEGGAANMAEAYGKLTGRPGVCFVTRGPGATNASIGVHTAFQDSTPMVLFVGQVERGIRDREGFQEVDYRAMFTPLAKWVAQIDSADRIPEYVARAYQTATSGRQGPVVLALPEDMLLDMTEAEPLAPYRRNLSWPDPQRMEALAEELKRASKPLMLVGGGGWTPLACQQLEAFARQWNLPVACAFRFQDTFDNCHPNYVGEVGSSISADLRKRIEDADLILAVGVRLGEGTTRSYTLVKPPRPAQRLVHVHAGAEELGRVYQADVMVQSSLPGFCASLGSLRPPESPAWQEWTRAAVLAYEKHASPPPGNGLKLDLAHVAATLQQRVPDDTIYASGAGNFAGWFLRFIKYRGLSRGQRTQLEPSSGAMGYGVPAAVGARLVEPHRTVVSISGDGCFMMNGQELATAAHYGAKILFLVVNNGSFGTIRMHQEMYFPDRISGTDLTNPDFSTLASAYGMKGFVVEKTEEFEQALANALAAPGSALIELRTDVDVISARTTLSEIRRQAKATAK; the protein is encoded by the coding sequence ATGACGACCGCACGTTTGGCGGGTCACCTGCTGATCGAATCCCTTATCGATCATGGAACCGAGATCTGCTTCGGCGTTCCAGGGGAAAGCTATCTGGCCGCGCTCGACGGGCTCTATCAACACCGCGACAGGATCCGATTCATCGCATGCAGGCAGGAAGGCGGCGCCGCCAACATGGCGGAAGCCTACGGCAAGTTGACCGGCCGCCCCGGCGTTTGCTTCGTCACCCGCGGACCGGGCGCCACCAACGCGAGCATAGGCGTGCATACGGCATTCCAGGATTCGACGCCCATGGTGCTTTTCGTCGGGCAGGTCGAGCGTGGGATAAGGGACCGCGAGGGATTCCAGGAAGTCGACTATCGCGCCATGTTCACGCCGCTGGCGAAATGGGTGGCGCAAATCGACAGCGCCGACAGGATCCCGGAATACGTGGCCCGGGCGTATCAAACCGCCACGAGCGGACGCCAGGGTCCCGTCGTTCTCGCGCTGCCGGAAGACATGCTGCTGGACATGACGGAAGCGGAGCCGCTGGCGCCGTACCGGCGCAATCTGTCCTGGCCCGATCCCCAGCGCATGGAAGCGCTTGCCGAAGAACTCAAGCGCGCCAGCAAACCCCTCATGCTCGTCGGTGGAGGCGGTTGGACGCCCCTTGCGTGCCAACAGTTGGAAGCCTTCGCTCGGCAATGGAATCTCCCCGTGGCGTGCGCTTTCCGATTCCAGGACACCTTTGACAACTGCCATCCGAATTATGTGGGAGAAGTCGGTTCCTCCATAAGCGCCGATCTGCGCAAGCGCATCGAAGACGCGGACCTCATACTCGCGGTCGGCGTTCGGCTGGGGGAAGGAACGACTCGCTCCTATACGCTGGTAAAGCCGCCGCGCCCGGCGCAAAGGCTGGTCCACGTGCATGCCGGCGCGGAAGAGCTCGGCCGCGTCTACCAGGCGGACGTGATGGTGCAGTCGTCGTTGCCGGGATTCTGCGCATCGCTCGGCAGCCTTCGTCCGCCCGAATCCCCGGCATGGCAGGAGTGGACCCGCGCAGCCGTCCTGGCCTATGAGAAGCACGCATCGCCCCCGCCCGGGAACGGCCTCAAGCTGGACCTGGCGCATGTAGCGGCAACGCTGCAGCAGCGCGTCCCGGACGATACGATCTATGCCAGCGGAGCCGGCAACTTCGCGGGATGGTTTCTACGATTCATCAAGTACCGCGGCTTGTCGCGCGGACAGCGCACCCAGCTCGAGCCGAGCAGCGGCGCCATGGGCTACGGCGTGCCGGCGGCCGTCGGCGCGCGGCTGGTCGAACCGCATCGCACGGTAGTGTCGATTTCCGGTGACGGCTGCTTCATGATGAACGGACAGGAGTTGGCGACGGCCGCGCATTACGGCGCGAAGATCCTGTTTCTCGTGGTGAACAACGGTTCGTTCGGAACGATACGCATGCACCAGGAAATGTATTTTCCGGACCGGATCTCGGGCACGGACCTTACCAACCCCGATTTCTCGACGCTGGCATCCGCCTATGGAATGAAGGGTTTCGTCGTCGAGAAGACCGAGGAATTCGAACAGGCCTTGGCGAACGCCCTCGCGGCCCCGGGATCCGCCCTGATTGAATTGAGGACCGACGTCGACGTCATCAGCGCCAGGACCACCCTGTCCGAAATCCGGCGCCAGGCAAAGGCTACGGCGAAATAG
- a CDS encoding fumarylacetoacetate hydrolase family protein produces the protein MRWLRFMYDGSPTYGYMVEQDLVVPISGTPFSRQDARPAPGAAPVPYASLELLVPVVPQTFYAVGRNYRSHIDSVYRASDPEVKDPERPEIGYRANNALLPHGAAIRIPADATEKVHYEGELVAVIGKKGKHISEQRALEHVFGYTIGNDVSERTWQKTDRTMWRSKNTDTFKPMGPWMETHCDLEAMHTNVRVNGELKTSFQTCDMIFGVARYISTISQYFTLYPGDVLWMGTAGTSPDLRDGDVVDIEITGIGTLSNKVVREPHGE, from the coding sequence ATGCGCTGGCTCAGATTCATGTATGACGGATCGCCGACCTACGGATATATGGTCGAGCAGGATCTGGTCGTCCCCATATCGGGCACCCCGTTTTCCCGCCAGGACGCGCGGCCGGCGCCTGGCGCCGCCCCTGTCCCCTATGCCTCCCTTGAATTGCTGGTCCCCGTCGTGCCGCAGACTTTCTATGCGGTGGGCAGGAACTACCGATCGCATATCGACAGCGTCTATCGTGCCTCCGATCCCGAGGTCAAGGATCCCGAGCGCCCTGAAATCGGTTATCGCGCCAACAATGCCCTGCTGCCGCATGGCGCGGCGATCCGCATTCCCGCCGACGCCACCGAGAAGGTCCACTACGAGGGAGAACTGGTCGCGGTGATCGGAAAAAAGGGAAAGCACATCTCCGAGCAGCGAGCCCTCGAGCATGTCTTCGGCTACACCATCGGGAACGACGTCAGCGAACGCACGTGGCAGAAGACGGACCGGACGATGTGGAGGTCGAAGAACACCGATACCTTCAAGCCCATGGGACCGTGGATGGAAACACATTGCGATCTCGAGGCAATGCACACGAACGTTCGCGTCAATGGAGAGCTGAAGACATCCTTCCAGACGTGCGACATGATCTTCGGCGTTGCGCGCTACATCAGCACGATCAGCCAATACTTCACCCTGTATCCAGGCGACGTCCTATGGATGGGCACCGCGGGAACATCGCCGGACCTGCGCGACGGCGACGTCGTCGATATCGAAATCACCGGCATCGGGACACTGAGCAACAAGGTCGTTCGGGAACCGCACGGAGAGTAA
- a CDS encoding mandelate racemase/muconate lactonizing enzyme family protein has product MKITRIQGYPLSADLGARYGGGNFEFSTARLVLVKVDTDEGLTGYATLHGHAMKEVCALLPQLQPLLHDLDAMSHEAIWQRLFDVSTSSPATTSFEPRRSVISNDKFAVLMRCIAGIDIALWDIKGKASNLPVWKLLGASRDTMPAYVTGGYYRSDRDNMRFHGELASYVDEGFSTVKIKIGALPVDEDLKRVREARAEIGPDCKLILDANNAYTWQQAADAIRRFEAYDIHWFEEPVHWYDSVRALGKLSALTKTPLSSGESEIHGWACRDLVDMGGIRIMQYDATRGAGATDWLRVAAYCNLHGVTMSTHHQPHIQCHLTAAMPNGGIAETFSTSARDPFWDELYVERAQLKAGAIHLSDRPGFGFDIDWGTVTRYQA; this is encoded by the coding sequence ATGAAAATCACCAGGATTCAGGGTTACCCGCTATCCGCCGACCTCGGCGCGCGGTATGGCGGCGGCAATTTCGAGTTCTCCACGGCGCGGCTGGTGCTGGTCAAGGTGGACACCGACGAGGGATTGACCGGTTATGCCACCCTGCACGGGCACGCCATGAAAGAGGTATGCGCCCTGCTTCCTCAACTGCAGCCGCTGCTGCACGATCTGGACGCCATGAGCCATGAGGCGATATGGCAACGTCTATTCGACGTATCGACCAGTTCTCCCGCGACGACAAGCTTCGAACCCCGGCGGTCGGTCATCTCCAACGACAAGTTCGCCGTGCTCATGCGATGCATCGCGGGGATCGACATCGCGCTGTGGGACATCAAGGGCAAGGCCTCGAACCTGCCCGTCTGGAAACTGCTCGGGGCGTCCCGCGACACCATGCCGGCATACGTGACGGGCGGCTATTACCGTTCGGACCGCGACAATATGCGTTTTCACGGCGAACTCGCGTCCTACGTCGACGAAGGATTCTCGACGGTGAAGATAAAGATCGGCGCACTGCCGGTGGACGAAGACCTCAAGCGGGTACGCGAGGCCAGGGCTGAAATCGGCCCGGACTGCAAGCTGATCCTCGACGCGAATAATGCCTACACCTGGCAGCAGGCGGCCGACGCCATCCGGCGTTTCGAGGCCTACGACATTCATTGGTTCGAGGAGCCCGTGCATTGGTACGACTCTGTCCGCGCCTTGGGGAAGCTGTCCGCCCTTACCAAAACGCCGCTGTCCAGCGGCGAATCGGAGATCCATGGCTGGGCCTGCCGCGACCTCGTCGACATGGGCGGGATCCGCATCATGCAGTATGACGCGACCCGCGGCGCGGGCGCGACGGACTGGCTGAGGGTGGCCGCATACTGCAATCTGCACGGCGTCACGATGAGCACGCATCATCAGCCTCATATTCAGTGCCATCTGACGGCGGCAATGCCGAATGGAGGCATCGCCGAGACTTTTTCGACCTCTGCGCGCGATCCGTTCTGGGACGAGTTGTATGTGGAACGCGCTCAACTGAAAGCGGGAGCGATTCATTTGTCCGACCGCCCCGGATTCGGCTTCGATATCGACTGGGGGACCGTCACGCGATATCAGGCCTGA
- a CDS encoding LysR family transcriptional regulator, whose product MNQRNVTYRMIEAFQAAMLNNGISAGAEALGISQPAMSRLIADLQKSIGFLLFAKSGRTVKPTAEAHALMSKVQQSFLGLEQIVDFSAQLRKQKLGQLAICAIPSIGHSVMPWVVAQLRRKFPDVLISLQVASYVEVARQVKTRQADIGLTGDTLSLGDLETVAEFSADCVCIGTSKWLDPKAAHVRAKDLGKMPFISPTGTFRPRLNAWLGANGVRVDSMVEASLFQSISDLCLEGLGVAVVDRLTGIKHQKRGGVTLPLRPAMAYTVYATAMSDTRLSVPARELIRLVAAANGDT is encoded by the coding sequence ATGAACCAAAGAAACGTCACCTATCGGATGATCGAGGCCTTCCAGGCCGCGATGCTGAACAACGGGATCAGCGCGGGGGCCGAGGCGCTGGGGATATCGCAGCCCGCGATGAGCAGGTTGATCGCCGATCTGCAGAAATCCATCGGCTTCCTGTTGTTCGCCAAGAGCGGGCGGACGGTCAAGCCTACGGCCGAGGCGCATGCGCTGATGTCCAAGGTCCAGCAGTCCTTTCTGGGACTGGAGCAGATCGTCGATTTTTCCGCGCAGCTCCGGAAACAGAAACTGGGGCAGCTCGCCATCTGCGCCATTCCGTCGATAGGCCACTCGGTCATGCCCTGGGTCGTTGCCCAGCTAAGGCGTAAATTTCCCGACGTTCTCATCAGCCTGCAAGTCGCCTCATACGTCGAAGTGGCGCGCCAGGTAAAAACCCGGCAGGCCGACATAGGATTGACGGGGGATACGCTTTCCCTGGGCGACCTGGAAACGGTGGCGGAATTCTCCGCCGACTGCGTTTGCATCGGAACGTCGAAATGGCTGGATCCGAAAGCCGCCCACGTGCGCGCCAAGGACTTGGGCAAGATGCCTTTCATTTCTCCCACGGGCACTTTCCGGCCTCGCCTGAACGCCTGGCTGGGCGCGAACGGCGTTCGGGTCGATTCCATGGTCGAAGCCTCGCTCTTCCAGTCCATCAGCGACCTCTGCCTGGAAGGCCTGGGCGTTGCCGTCGTGGACCGCCTGACGGGGATCAAGCATCAAAAACGCGGCGGCGTGACCCTGCCCTTGCGCCCCGCCATGGCCTACACGGTATACGCGACGGCGATGAGCGACACGCGACTGTCGGTGCCCGCCCGTGAACTCATCCGGTTGGTCGCGGCGGCGAACGGCGATACATAA